The Bernardetia sp. ABR2-2B DNA window TTCGTGCGAAGTAGGTTGTTTTGCATCTCTACCACTTGTTACCAAATCTAATGAATAAGTAATTCTAAGGTCTTTGTTTTCCAACATATTTACACCTAAAATAAAAATTCCTGCATCAAGGGCATTAGAAGCTCTAGCTGAAAGACCTCCAAAGTAGGTTTCGTTATAATTCAACAAAACACTTCCTTCATACGACAATGCACCTGAAGTAAATTTCAAAATTGCTGAAGGTTGTAGCATAAGAGATGGTGAAATATCAAAACTGCTTCCACCCATCAAATAAACATGAGGTTGTAGAGAAGTTATATTAATTCCTGTACTGTAATCAAATGTTGATTGTAACAAATGATTTGTACTTACTCCAACATAATAACCTTTGACAGATTGATAATATAAACCTACTGCCAAATCGGGTTGAAATTGATTTTCTACTCCTGTACTTGGAATATTTGGATCGTTTTCTTGATTCGGGCGATACTGACTAAAATCAATTCTTTGATTGTACATTCCCCCACGTAATCCAAAAGAAATACGGTCTTTATTTTTTAGATTGAAATGATAGGCATAAGAAATTTGTACTTCCGTGCTACTCAAAGGACCAATTCTATCATTAGCGAAATGAAGTCCTACACCACTATTAATACTGTTGAGAGGCATACTGACAAAGCCAACTTGTGAGCTAGGCGCACCACCATCATCGAAGGTAGGAGAATAATTTATCCATTGACTTCTATGAAAAACTCCCATCGTTGTATAACTAGCATCACTTCCTGCTGTTGCTGGATTGAAGTAAAGAGAGTTAAACATGTATTGACTAAACTGAGCATCTTGTTGAGCCAAAATAGTATTACTAATAAAGAATATAGCACAAAAGAAAGTCAGATTAAAAAATGAGCTACAAAGACTAGAAGAAAAATATTTTTTCATGATTCAATGACATTATTTTTAGGATAAACTAGATAAACTCTATGGAACAATTACGACTTGCTAAAGCAGCGAAGCTAATTAAAAATTACGAATTAAAATTGCTAACTATCAGTTGATTATAAATTTAAAAACAGTAAATTATTTAATTTCTATTCCCATATTAAATTGTATTACAAGTATTCAGAAGTTTTTTTATAGAAATATGTTATTGTATTTTTCTATATTTTTTATTCGATTTTATTTTTATTCTGTTTTAGAGCAACTATAAAATTGATATGCTAAGTTAGTAAACTTTTGAAAAAATAAACTCAAAGTACAAACAAATCCATAAAAAAATCCACTCTTTAACAATTAACTTGTTTAAAAAGTGGATTTGAGAGCAAGGTTTATGAAAATATCTTGATTTTATTTTATACTCTTCTATTTAAATGACTTTATGAAAACTTAGAACTCTTTAGGCATTACTACTGCTAAGATAAGATAAATAAGGATGGGCGAACCTACTCCAAAAAATGTAAAAAGAACAAATGCTATACGAATTAAATTGCTATCCCAGCCAAAAGCTTCTGCAATCCCTCCACAAACACCTGCCAAAACTGAATCATAAGTAGATTTTATAAGTTTCATAAGTAAGATTATTTTGATAGTGAGTAATTGATTTATGAAGTTTGTAAATTAAACAGACTTGTATATTTAATCAACGAGTAAAAATCTTGTAAGGTTACAAAAAAAATAAATCTCTTTATATCATAGGATGCAAATGACTATACCAAGATGAATAAATACCGTTTGGAGAAGTTAGAACTATTTGAGAAACCATCTGATTTATTGTTTATTTTAATTATACTCTTAGCCCTAAAATAGTCATATCATCTCGCTGAGTTTCTTTATCTTTGAAGGTTTCAAATTCTTTCGTAAGTTCTAATTTTTGGGTTGCAAATGGATGTTCTTTTATTTGTTCTAAAAACTGTGTCAGTTTTTGGGTTCCGTATTTTACTCTGTCTGAATTATTTTGGTCTGCAAATCCGTCTGTTGTCAAGTAGAGTGTATCATTCGTTTGTAGATGAATAGTATGTGTTATAAACTGATGATTTTCTTGCTTTTGCTTTCCTCCTATGCTTCTATTATTACCTTTTATTTTCAAAAATTCTCCATCTTGTACGTAATAAAGAGGGCGATGCGCTCCTGCAAAAGTTACTTTTTTTCCCAAATCTGTATTTTCAATAGCACAAATAGCGACCTCCATTCCATCGTCATTTTTACCTTCATTTTGCTTTAAGGCATGTTGAATTTCCAAATGCAAGACCTCTAAAATCATAGCAGGGTCATAGATTTTGCTTTGTCCCACAATTTTATTGAGAAGTGTTTGTCCAATCATAGACATAAATGCCCCCGGTACGCCATGTCCTGTACAATCTACCACAGCAACAAATGTCTTTCTTTTTTTACGATATACCCAGTAAAAATCTCCTGAAACTACCTTTTGAGGTCTGTAAATAACAAAGCTATCCAAAAAATACTCATTTAGTTCGACTTCAGTAGGTAAAACAGCATCCTGAATTTGACGAGCATAACGAATAGAATCCATTATTTGTAATTGTGAACGTTCAATTTCCTGTGTTTTTTCTTGTGTTTCATTCAAACTACTTTGTATTTTGTCTAGCATCAGACCAAAATCTTTTGAAAGCCAACCTATTTCATCACTTGTAATAATAGGGTTTATTTTAAACTCTTCTGAAAAATCATTTTTTATTACTTTATGAATAGAATCTGAAAGCTGCTGAACAGGAAAACTAAGTTTTTTACTAATCAGATAACTTACTATCATTCCCAAAATAAAACATAAAACTATGACTGCTCCTAGCGTATATTTTATTCTATATGTAATTTCTTGTGCTTGGCGTTTGCCTTCTTTATTTATCTGACCAATAATATCAGCAATTTGATAGGCTTTTTGTTGCGTTTGATAACGCATTCCTTCATGAACATTTAGTCCAATTTGTTTTTCATAATCTACCATGTCCAAAAAAGCATATTGATACTTTCGAAGTAAGTCTAACATTTCATTTTGGTATTTTTTATCTTTTACTGTTTCTCTAATATCTGCACGAAGTTCTTGCACAGCAAGAGAAAGTTTATCGATATACTCTTCTTCTTTACGAATCATAAAATCTTTTTCATGTCTTCTAATCATCAATAGCTTTTCTTTTCCGAAAGGTAAATTAGAATTTTCTATTTCATGAATAAACTTACGCATCTGTCCTATTTTACCAAAGTCTTTGTATCCTTTTCGTTGCGTAATCAAAACTAATCGCTCAAAAAGAACTTCATATTCTCCCACTGCTTGGTTTAATTTGAATAGCTTTTTATCAATATCTTCATTTCGTAACTCCTTTCTATTTTTTAAAGCTATTAAGCTATGTTGGATAGTATATAATTTTTGTTTCCTACTATCCAAATATTCACTTTCTCCTGTTTTAAAAAAAGTAGTATTGATGGTTTCATACGTAAAAAAATCTTTTTCTATCCCACTAAGAGTCTGAATATCAATATGAAGTTCTGTAAGTAAGTCGGTAATATATTCTATGCGTTCACGTTTTTCATAAAACATAAAAATAGCACCAATGATAAGTGCCGTCAGTAGCAAATAAATACTGAAATAGAGTTGTAACTTGTTTTTGATTCCTCTAAATTTCTTATTAGACTGACTAGAAGTAGTAAAAATTTGATTCATTTCCTTTAAAGTTGTAATTATAATATGGTCTGGTAATTATTGCCTTATTAGGTTTTATTTCTTGACTACAAAATTACAAGGAAGGCACTCAAAAAACTCACAAAAAAGATTGCTAAATAATTACAGTTCTATCAATGAATAAAAAAGGAAGTAAATTAACTCTGAACCGAAACCTTAAAATTAAAATATTAAAATAATTAATATAACTTTTTATACTAAAAAAAGACTAGATTACTTTTGATTGAAAGTTTAGTAAATAAACTGTTACACACAAAAACCCTAAAGTCATAATTGATTTTAGGGTTTTGTCTAAGAAATTAAGAAAAAGATTATAATACTTTATTAATTCTTCTTCTCATCTGCTTTAATATCACGTTCTAATTCTGCCATAAAAACAGCATCTACAGATTCTTCTACCGTCGGAACGATATTAAGAACGCTATCTAGTTTTGAGATTGTCATGAGTTTCATTACATGGTCGCTGACAGCAGCAAGAGCCAAATAACCATTGATTTGTTCTGAAAGACGTTTAGCTACCAAAATAGAACTAAGTCCTGAGGAATCTACATACTTGATGTCGCTCATATCAAAAATAAGATTGACCATTCCAGACTGGTATAAAGTAAAAAATTCAGTCTTGAGTTTTGGTGCAACTGAAGAGTCTAGTTTTTCTTCTTGCAGCTTGAATACAGTATATTTTTCTTGTTTGTTGAGTGTAAATTGCATAGTATGTTTTTATAGGTTGAAATAGGGAGTAGGAATCAAAAAAATAACTTTGAAATAATTTTAAGTAAAATACAAAATAGTTTACTGAAATCATAAAAATAAAATCGTCAGCTTATTTGCCTAGCAAGTTACAAAAAAACCTCAAAATAGCTGTATTGTTTAAACTCCTTTTTAGTAGATAGGTTTTATTTCAAATTTATTGAGTTAGAGTTTGTAAAAGTTGTAGATAAGTCTTAATTTTGCACTCTTTACAAGTTCTGTTACAGAATTAGTAAAAAAGAAATCAATTCAAAAAATCGTAGGTTCTGTTTGTGTAACACCAAGAATCAAACGAATAATCAAGAAAAATATAAGCTCAATTATTATAATCGTAATTCGTATATAATTGATTTTTAATTTTTCATCAGGCTTTTATTTTATTCCTCTCATAAACTAAAAGCTCTGTAATTTAATAAACGGATTGCTCTATTTTTATTAAATTTAGGATTGAAATTAGATTTTTTCCATCGTATTAGTTGTATTTACTAATACAGTAATACATAAAAAATTCTTTTTAATCAGATGTTTTTTGATTGTAAAAGATTAAAATTCAATTAAAAACTCATCAAAAATAGTTTAACACTAAATGGCAAATCATAAATCAGCCCTCAAGCGTATTCGTTCGAATGAAGCTAAACGTCTTCGTAACCGTTACCAATTAAAAACGACTCGTACTTTTATGAAGCGTTTGAAAGCAACTACTGATGCAGCAGAAGCAAAAGAATTACTTCCTAAAGTAATCTCTATGGTAGATAAGTTAGCAAAAAATAATATCATCCATGATAGAAATGCAGCTAATAAAAAATCTAAATTGATGAAATATGTAAACAATCTTTCTGCATAAGTTGTAGTAAAAACGTATTATTTCATTAATAAAAAGGCAACTTTATTTTTAAAGTTGCCTTTTTCTGTTTTAATTCAAAAAATCCTCAACGACGGCTTTAGCCTCGTTGACGGTTGATAAAAAACCGTCAAAAATGTCTATCAAAAATCTCAATCTTACCGAATTAGAAAAAAAATGCCAAGAATTGCGTCGTTTTATCATCGAACACGTAGCCGAGCATGGTGGACATTTGGGCGCAACTTTGGGAGTTATTGAACTAACTGTTGCACTTCACAAAGCCTTTACTTTCTTGGGAACAGAGCAGTCTGATAAACTTATTTGGGATGTGGGGCATCAGGCCTACGCACACAAAATTTTGACAGACAGAAAAAAGAATTTTCATACGATAAGAAAACTAAACGGACTTTCAGGTTTTCCATCTATCAAAGAAAGTAAATTTGATGACTTCGGAACAGGACATTCTTCTACTTCTATTTCTGCTATTTTGGGAATGGCTGTGGCTGCTAGTTTTTCAGATGAAGAAAAAATCAAAAGTCGTTGGCATATTGCTGTTATCGGAGACGGTGCTTTTACGGCTGGTTTGCCTTTTGAAGCCTTAAATAATTTACAGAATAATTCAGAAAATGGAATAAAACCCAATATTCTCATCATTTTGAACGACAATGGAATGTCTATCGATGAAAATGTAGGAACACTTAAAAACCACTTTCAGCAGCTTTCGAAACAAAAATGGAAAAAAAATACATCAGAAAAAGAACTAGAAAGTGATTTTACAATTCCTTCAGTTTTTGAATTTTTTGGTGGATATTTTCACGGTTCTGTTGATGGGCATAATTTGGAAACATTGCTTGATTTTTTTGAGGAATTAAAGCAAAATACAAAGCAGAATTTATATCAAAATAATGTTCACTTTCTGCATATAAAAACAATCAAAGGAAAGGGAATCATTGAAAACTCAGATATAGCATTAGAATCAAAATATAATTCGTGGCACGCACCAGCCAAATTTGAAGCTAAAACAGGGGAGCTTATACCAGCAGCACCTCAAAAAAACAAAAAGCAATTTCTCAAATTTCAAGAAATTTTTGGTAAAACATTGATTCAATTAGTAAAGAAAAATGACAAAATTGTTGCTATTACTCCTGCTATGGCTTCTGGAAGTTCGCTTTTAGAAATGCAGCAATTATTTCCTCAAAGAGTTTTTGATGTAGGAATTGCAGAGCAACATGCTGTTACGTTTTCAGCAGGTTTGGCTACTCAAAAATTACTTCCTTTTTGTATAATTTATTCTACTTTTTTGCAGCGAAGTTACGACCAAATTATCCACGATGTTTGTGTACAAGAACTCAAAGTAATTTTTTGTATTGACCGTGCAGGGCTTGTAGGAAATGACGGCGCAACCCATCAAGGCGTTTATGATATTGCTTATCTTCGTCCGATTCCAAATCTTATTTTGGCTGCTCCGATGAACGAGATAGAGTTTCAGAATATGCTTTTTTCGACACAATTAGAAAAAAACAAAACCTCTTTTGCCATTCGTTATCCTCGTGGAGAAGGTTTTATCTTGGAGAAAAAAAACGATTTAGAATATAATTTTGAAGAAATAAAAATAGGTAAAGCAAGAACAATAAAAGAGGCAACTAAAGAAACTCAACTCGTAATTTTATCTTATGGAATTGTGGGGAATTTTGCCAAAGAAGCCATAGAATTAGTAGAAAAAGAAGATAATTATAAAGGTAAAGTAGCTCACTATGATATGCGTTTTTGTAAGCCTTTAGATTCAGAAACTCTACATCAAATCTTGAGTTTTGAGAATATAAAAAGTATCATCACGATAGAAGATGGAAGTAAAATTGGAGGTTTTGGAAGTGCTGTCTTAGAGTTTTTGAGTGAGAATGGTTATCTAAAATATATTGATACAATAGAGACTTTGGGTGTGCCAGACCAAGTAATCCCCCACGCTACACAGCAAGAACAATATGATTTCTGTAAAATTAATACAAAAAGTATTTCTCAAGCCATAGAAAAGATTATTTGGTAGACTAAATAGTGAAAAACGATTAAATATTGCTTTTTACCGAAAATCCCAAATTTACACCCATAAAATCGCTATATTCCTCGTAACCCAGTAACAAATTATCACGTTGATTTGACTGTTGAGTAAATACTTCATCTAAGACTTCTTAAAAGCAAAATTATTCCTATTTCATGAAATTTTTTTTCAAAAAAGGAAACTTACCTGTCATTTGTCATATTTTTATCTACATCTATTATGTAGTTTGCAAGTATATTGGGTAGGTATTCATATTTTGATATGAGATTATATTAGAATTTAGATAAAGATTTTATTCACACAAGATAATTTGATTACACTTCAATACAATTCAGGAAAATAATACACATAAAAAATAAACTACTTTATTATGACTACCGAAAAAAAACTAGAAAACTGCCAAAATCAGCTCCAATCTTTAGTTGATGCCCTTGATCGTAGTGCTATTATTTCCATTGCTGATAAAAAAGGTCTCATAACAAAGGTAAACGAAGCCTTTTGTGAAGTTTCAAAGTATAAAGAAGAAGAATTATTAGGAAAAGATCATAAAATTGTAAACTCTGGACACCACCCAAAAGAGTTTTGGAAAGAGATGTGGAGAGATATTTCCAGAGGTAAAACTTGGCGTGCCGAAGTAAAAAATAAAGCCAAAGATGGTTCGTATTATTGGGTAGATACAGTTATCAATCCGATGTTTGATGATAATAAAAAAATCACAAGTTATTTATCTATTCGTTATTTAATCACAGAAAAAAAGGAACAAGAACTTGAAGTCAAGCAACAGCATGAAGAACTAAAGACCATCCAAGAGAAAATGGATAATAGCAATCAACAAGTTTTTGCTATCACAGAAGCTTTAGATAGAAGTGCTATTATTTCCATTGCTGATAAAAAAGGTCTTATAACAAAAGTAAATGAAGAGTTTTGTAATGTTTCTAAATACAAAGAAGAAGAATTATTAGGAAAAGACCACAAAATTGTAAACTCTGGACACCATCCAAAAGAGTTTTGGAAAGAGATGTGGAGAGATATTTCTAGAGGCAAAATGTGGCGTGCCGAAGTAAAAAATAAAGCTAAAGATGGGTCTTATTATTGGGTAGATACAGTTATAAATCCGATGCTGGGAAGTGATGGAAAAATAGAAAGTTATTTATCTATTCGTTATTTAATTACTGACCGAAAAGAGAAAGAATTTGAGGTTCAGCAACAGCACGAAGAGCTACAAGCAACTGAAGAAGAGCTACGTCAAAACTTAGAAGAGCTACAAGCTATTCAAGAACAAATGGAGCAAAGCAACCAACAAGTTTTTGCTATCACAGAAGCTCTTGATAGAAGTGCTATTATTTCCATTGCTGATAAAAAAGGTCTCATAACAAAGGTAAACGAAGCCTTTTGTGAAGTTTCAAAGTATAAAGAAGAAGAATTATTAGGAAAAGATCACAAAATTGTAAATTCTGGATACCATCCAAAAGAGTTTTGGAAAGAAATGTGGAGAGATATTTCTAGAGGCAAAATGTGGCGTGCCGAAGTAAAAAACAAAGCAAAAGATGGCTCATATTACTGGGTAGATACGGTTATCAATCCAATGCTGGGAAGTGATGGAAAAATAGAAAGTTATTTATCTATTCGTTATTTAATCACTGACCGTAAAGAAAAAGAACTTGAAGCCCAACAACAACAAGAAGAATTACAAGCTACAGAAGAAGAGTTACGTCAAAACTTAGAAGAGTTAAATGCTACTCAAGAGCAACTACAAGAAACGTTCTTATTGAATAAAGCTCAATTAGATGCCATTAGCACTAGCTTTGGTTACGTAGAGTTTGATTTGAATAAAAAAATAGTAAAAGTAAATCCAATTCTTGCTAAATGGACAGAGTTTTCAGAAGATGAGCTTATCGGACTTTCACATAAAGGTCTTCTTCCTAAAGATGAAGAAACAGAAAGCTATTTCAAAGAACTGTGGAGTAAGTTAGAGAAAGGAGAAACAGTTAGTGGAGTGTTCAGACGTAAAACAAAATCTGATAAGGATTTATGGATTTTTGGTGCATATTGTCCTGTAACAAATGATAAAGGAGAGGTAATAAGAGTTATCAAAATTGCTTCTAATTATAATGAGCAGAAAAAAGCTGAAATCGAAATTCAATCTCAACAAGAAGAATTACAAGCTACAGAAGAAGAGTTACGTCAAAACTTAGAAGAATTAAATGCTACTCAAGAGCAACTACAAGAAACGTTCTTATTGAATAAAGCTCAATTAGATGCCATTAGCACTAGCTTTGGTTACGTAGAATTTGATTTGAATAAAAAAATAGTAAAAGTAAATCCAATTCTTGCTAAATGGACAGAGTTTTCAGAAGATGAGCTTATCGGACTTTCACATAAAGAACTCTTGCCACAAGATGAAGCAACAGAAAGCTATTTTAAAGATCTTTGGAAACAACTCAAAAATGGAGAGACTGTAAGTGGAGTATTCAGACGCAAAACAAAATCTGATAAGGATTTATGGATTTTTGGTGCATACTGCCCTGTAACAAATGATAAAGGAGAGGTAATAAGAGTTATCAAAATTGCTTCTAATTATAATGAGCAGAAAAAAGCTGAAATCGAAATTCAGTCTCAACAAGAGGAACTCAGAGCTACTGAAGAAGAATTAAGACAAAACTTAGAGGAACTTAGCGCAACACAAGAAGAGTTACAAAATCAAAAAGAAAAAATTGAGGAAGAAGGAGTGTATCGTAAAGCCATCTTAGAAAATGCACCCATGATGCTCATCTCAACAGATACAAAAGGCATTATTACCAGTTTTAATTCTCTTGCAGAAGAACTCTTAGAATATGATGCTGAAAAAGTAGTAGGAAAGGTTTCACCAGCTATTTTTCATGACAAACATGAAGTTGCCGTTTATGCAAAAGAACTTTCAGAAGAGTTAGAGGAAGAAATTCCTTTAGGTTTTGAAGTATTTACAGCAAAGGCTGATAGAGGTTTAACGACAGCAAAAGAATGGACATATATTTCAAAGAATGGCAAAACATTTCCTGTGGAACTTCATTTGAGTGCTATCAAGAATGACAAAACAGGAGAAACTATTGGCTATCTTGGAATGGCGCAAGACATTACAGAGCGAAAAGAAGCCGAAAAAGAACTTGATAAACTCTCTGTGGTGGCTAGAGAAACAAGCAACGCTATTGTCATTACAGATGGAGAAGGTTATACCACTTGGGTTAATGAAGGCTTTACTCGTACAACAGGATATACCTTACCCGAAATTATTGGTAAAAAACCAGGAAGACTTCTACAAGGAAAAGGTACAAATTATGACCACGTAGTAGCCATTCGTGAAGGCTTACAATCCAAAAAACCATTTACGCAAGAAATACTTAATTATGACAAACAAGGTAAGCAGTATTGGCTAGAACTCAATATTACTCCAGTAATTGATGATATAACAGGGAAAGTAACCCAGTTTATTGGTATAGAAACGGATGTAACCAAACGCAAAAAAGATGAAGAAGCTCTCAAACGCTTATCTGTAGTGGCAAGCGAAACAAGCAACGCTGTCGTAATCACAGATGCTGAAGGTTATATCACTTGGGTAAATGAAGGGTTTTTAAGGGTAACCGAATACTCTCTCTCAGAGGTAATTGGTAAAAAACCAGGAAAACTCCTACAAGGAAGAGATACTGATAGAGAACATGTGTTGGCAATACGAGAAGGATTAAAATCTAAAAAACCATTCACACAAGAAATCTTAAACTATACTAAATATGGCAAGGCATATTGGTTAGAACTCAATATTACGCCTGTATTTGATGAAAAAACAGGAGAAGTCATACAGTTTGTAGGAATAGAAAATGATATTACAGATAGAAAAACTGCTGAAAATCTGATTTTAGAAAAAAATAGTGCGCTACAAGCATCAGAAGAAGAACTACGCCAAAACTTAGAAGAACTCCAAACCACACAAGAAGAACTTCAACGCCAAAAAATAGAAGTAGAAAGAACACTTAGAGAACTTAAAAGTACGCAAAGCCAACTTATTCATAGCGAAAAAATGGCTACTTTAGGGCAGCTAGTTGCTAATATTGCACATGAAATAAATACACCTCTAGGAGCTATTCGTTCGTCAGCAGGTGGGATTGAGCAAACACTTACTGAAACACTACCTGTTTTGCCAGAGTTTTTGAGTGCCTTACCAAAAGATGAACTCAAAATTTTTAATAAAGCTGTTAAATTTTCTGCTGAAAGCAATGTAGCACTTTCTTCAAGAGAGCAAAGAGCATTGAAGTATGACCTAATCGAAACACTAGGGTCTCATAAAAACATAGAATACCCAAATCGTTTTGCTGATTTACTGGTTGATAGTGGAATTTATAAGGATAGCCCAATGGTAAAAAACATTCTCAAAACCAAAAATCCTTATAGTTTACTTCAAACTATTCATCATATTTCATCTATCATTAGAAGTAACCAGACCATTCAAATGGCAACCGAAAGAGCTTCTAAGATTATTTTTGCACTCAAAAACTTTTCTCATCAAGACCAAAACGGTGTAAAAACAAAAATGGATGTAAATAAAAGTGTTGAGAATACACTAATACTTTATCACAATCAAATAAAACATGGTATTGATGTCCAAAAAGACTTGAACGACTTACCTGAAATAATGGGTTATCCTGATGAGTTGGTTCAAGTTTGGACAAACCTTATTCATAATGCTATACAAGCAATGAAAAACGAAGGTACACTTACATTAAAGTCAGAGAAAAAAGGAACAAACATTTTGGTAACTATTGGTGATACAGGGACAGGAATACCAAAAGACGCACAAGGTCGTGTCTTTGATGCCTTTTTTACCACAAAAAAAGCAGGAGAAGGAAGTGGACTTGGGCTAGATATTGTCAAAAAAATAGTAGAAAAACACAACGGCAAGATTTGGTTTGAGAGCAAGGAAGGAAAAGGAACTACCTTCTTTGTAGAAATTCCTTTATAAAAAAACATCCTGTCTACTACAAGTTATATCAATATTTTTCATACTAGATAATTTGTAGTAGATTATAACCTTATATTACTTACCTGTTTTACTCTATATTTATGAATCAATTAAAGAAAGAATTTTATCAAATTATTCAATCTGATGAAAAGTATTTTGATTTTATTCAACAAAATGCCTTTGATGGAATTTGGTTTTGGGATTTAGAAAATCCTCAACAAAAGTGGATAAACCCAAAGTTTTGTTACCTTTTAGGGTATAAATATGAAGAACTACAAGGCAATCAGATTCATAAAATTGTCCATAAAGACGACCAAGAAAAAATTCAAGCTATTCTTTCAGGCTATCTAACCTCTTCTGACAAAACCCAAGAAGATGAGGTTCGCTTTGTGCATCAGAATGGAAAGACAGTATGGATAACGATGAATGCTCTTTTAT harbors:
- a CDS encoding PAS domain S-box protein, with product MTTEKKLENCQNQLQSLVDALDRSAIISIADKKGLITKVNEAFCEVSKYKEEELLGKDHKIVNSGHHPKEFWKEMWRDISRGKTWRAEVKNKAKDGSYYWVDTVINPMFDDNKKITSYLSIRYLITEKKEQELEVKQQHEELKTIQEKMDNSNQQVFAITEALDRSAIISIADKKGLITKVNEEFCNVSKYKEEELLGKDHKIVNSGHHPKEFWKEMWRDISRGKMWRAEVKNKAKDGSYYWVDTVINPMLGSDGKIESYLSIRYLITDRKEKEFEVQQQHEELQATEEELRQNLEELQAIQEQMEQSNQQVFAITEALDRSAIISIADKKGLITKVNEAFCEVSKYKEEELLGKDHKIVNSGYHPKEFWKEMWRDISRGKMWRAEVKNKAKDGSYYWVDTVINPMLGSDGKIESYLSIRYLITDRKEKELEAQQQQEELQATEEELRQNLEELNATQEQLQETFLLNKAQLDAISTSFGYVEFDLNKKIVKVNPILAKWTEFSEDELIGLSHKGLLPKDEETESYFKELWSKLEKGETVSGVFRRKTKSDKDLWIFGAYCPVTNDKGEVIRVIKIASNYNEQKKAEIEIQSQQEELQATEEELRQNLEELNATQEQLQETFLLNKAQLDAISTSFGYVEFDLNKKIVKVNPILAKWTEFSEDELIGLSHKELLPQDEATESYFKDLWKQLKNGETVSGVFRRKTKSDKDLWIFGAYCPVTNDKGEVIRVIKIASNYNEQKKAEIEIQSQQEELRATEEELRQNLEELSATQEELQNQKEKIEEEGVYRKAILENAPMMLISTDTKGIITSFNSLAEELLEYDAEKVVGKVSPAIFHDKHEVAVYAKELSEELEEEIPLGFEVFTAKADRGLTTAKEWTYISKNGKTFPVELHLSAIKNDKTGETIGYLGMAQDITERKEAEKELDKLSVVARETSNAIVITDGEGYTTWVNEGFTRTTGYTLPEIIGKKPGRLLQGKGTNYDHVVAIREGLQSKKPFTQEILNYDKQGKQYWLELNITPVIDDITGKVTQFIGIETDVTKRKKDEEALKRLSVVASETSNAVVITDAEGYITWVNEGFLRVTEYSLSEVIGKKPGKLLQGRDTDREHVLAIREGLKSKKPFTQEILNYTKYGKAYWLELNITPVFDEKTGEVIQFVGIENDITDRKTAENLILEKNSALQASEEELRQNLEELQTTQEELQRQKIEVERTLRELKSTQSQLIHSEKMATLGQLVANIAHEINTPLGAIRSSAGGIEQTLTETLPVLPEFLSALPKDELKIFNKAVKFSAESNVALSSREQRALKYDLIETLGSHKNIEYPNRFADLLVDSGIYKDSPMVKNILKTKNPYSLLQTIHHISSIIRSNQTIQMATERASKIIFALKNFSHQDQNGVKTKMDVNKSVENTLILYHNQIKHGIDVQKDLNDLPEIMGYPDELVQVWTNLIHNAIQAMKNEGTLTLKSEKKGTNILVTIGDTGTGIPKDAQGRVFDAFFTTKKAGEGSGLGLDIVKKIVEKHNGKIWFESKEGKGTTFFVEIPL